One part of the Sebastes fasciatus isolate fSebFas1 chromosome 8, fSebFas1.pri, whole genome shotgun sequence genome encodes these proteins:
- the eno1a gene encoding enolase 1a, (alpha) isoform X1 gives MSILKIHAREIFDSRGNPTVEVDLYTKKGLFRAAVPSGASTGIYEALELRDNDKTRYMGKGVSKAVENINKTIAPALVSKDVNVKDQGKIDKLMLDMDGTENKSKFGANAILGVSLAVCKAGAAEKGVPLYRHIADLAGNPEVILPVPAFNVINGGSHAGNKLAMQEFMILPVGASTFKEAMRIGAEVYHSLKNVIKEKYGQDATNVGDEGGFAPNILENKEALELLKNAIAKAGYTDKIVIGMDVAASEFYKGGKYDLDFKSPDDPSRYISPDKLADLYRSFVKDYPVVSIEDPFDQDDWEAWSKFTASTSIQVVGDDLTVTNPKRISKGVAEKSCNCLLLKVNQIGSVTESLDACKMAQSNGWGVMVSHRSGETEDTFIADLVVGLCTGQIKTGAPCRSERLAKYNQLLRIEEELGDKARFAGQNFRHPI, from the exons ATGTCCATCCTGAAGATTCACGCTCGCGAGATTTTTGACTCCCGTGGAAACCCCACTGTGGAGGTTGACCTGTACACCAAGAAAG GTCTTTTCAGAGCTGCAGTGCCCAGCGGCGCCTCCACCGGCATCTACGAGGCTCTGGAGCTCCGTGACAATGACAAAACACGCTACATGGGCAAAG GTGTCTCAAAAGCGGTTGAGAATATCAATAAAACAATTGCACCTGCACTGGTTAGCAAG GATGTGAATGTTAAGGACCAGGGCAAGATCGACAAGCTGATGCTCGACATGGATGGCACAGAAAACAAGT CTAAGTTTGGTGCTAACGCCATCCTGGGCGTCTCCCTGGCTGTGTGCAAGGCTGGTGCAGCAGAGAAGGGCGTCCCCCTCTACCGCCACATCGCTGACCTGGCTGGCAACCCTGAAGTCATCCTCCCTGTCCCT GCTTTCAACGTCATCAACGGCGGCTCTCACGCTGGCAACAAGCTGGCCATGCAGGAGTTCATGATCCTGCCCGTTGGAGCCAGCACCTTCAAGGAGGCCATGCGTATCGGTGCCGAGGTCTACCACAGCCTGAAGAACGTCATCAAGGAGAAGTACGGCCAGGACGCCACTAATGTAGGAGACGAGGGAGGCTTCGCCCCAAACATCCTGGAGAACAAAGAAG cTCTGGAGCTGCTGAAGAACGCCATTGCCAAGGCCGGCTACACCGACAAGATCGTCATTGGCATGGATGTGGCCGCCTCTGAGTTCTACAAGGGCGGGAAGTACGACCTGGACTTCAAGTCTCCCGACGACCCCAGCCGCTACATCTCCCCCGACAAGCTGGCTGACCTCTACAGGAGCTTTGTCAAAGATTACCCCG TGGTGTCCATTGAGGACCCCTTTGACCAGGACGACTGGGAGGCGTGGTCCAAATTCACAGCCAGCACCAGCATCCAGGTGGTGGGCGATGACCTCACCGTCACCAACCCCAAACGCATCTCCAAGGGCGTCGCTGAGAAGTCCTGCAACTGCCTGCTGCTGAAGGTCAACCAGATCGGCTCCGTCACAGAGTCCCTGGATGC CTGCAAGATGGCTCAGAGCAACGGCTGGGGCGTGATGGTCAGCCATCGCTCTGGAGAGACGGAGGACACCTTCATCGCTGACCTGGTGGTCGGTCTCTGCACTGGACAG ATCAAGACCGGTGCACCTTGCCGATCTGAGCGCTTGGCCAAGTATAACCAGCTGCTCAG GATCGAAGAGGAGCTCGGCGACAAGGCCCGCTTCGCCGGCCAGAACTTCAGGCACCCCATCTGA
- the eno1a gene encoding enolase 1a, (alpha) isoform X2 yields MSILKIHAREIFDSRGNPTVEVDLYTKKGLFRAAVPSGASTGIYEALELRDNDKTRYMGKGVKRAVKYVNEFLAPALCNQDVNVKDQGKIDKLMLDMDGTENKSKFGANAILGVSLAVCKAGAAEKGVPLYRHIADLAGNPEVILPVPAFNVINGGSHAGNKLAMQEFMILPVGASTFKEAMRIGAEVYHSLKNVIKEKYGQDATNVGDEGGFAPNILENKEALELLKNAIAKAGYTDKIVIGMDVAASEFYKGGKYDLDFKSPDDPSRYISPDKLADLYRSFVKDYPVVSIEDPFDQDDWEAWSKFTASTSIQVVGDDLTVTNPKRISKGVAEKSCNCLLLKVNQIGSVTESLDACKMAQSNGWGVMVSHRSGETEDTFIADLVVGLCTGQIKTGAPCRSERLAKYNQLLRIEEELGDKARFAGQNFRHPI; encoded by the exons ATGTCCATCCTGAAGATTCACGCTCGCGAGATTTTTGACTCCCGTGGAAACCCCACTGTGGAGGTTGACCTGTACACCAAGAAAG GTCTTTTCAGAGCTGCAGTGCCCAGCGGCGCCTCCACCGGCATCTACGAGGCTCTGGAGCTCCGTGACAATGACAAAACACGCTACATGGGCAAAG GAGTCAAAAGAGcagttaaatatgtaaatgaattCTTGGCCCCTGCATTGTGTAACCAG GATGTGAATGTTAAGGACCAGGGCAAGATCGACAAGCTGATGCTCGACATGGATGGCACAGAAAACAAGT CTAAGTTTGGTGCTAACGCCATCCTGGGCGTCTCCCTGGCTGTGTGCAAGGCTGGTGCAGCAGAGAAGGGCGTCCCCCTCTACCGCCACATCGCTGACCTGGCTGGCAACCCTGAAGTCATCCTCCCTGTCCCT GCTTTCAACGTCATCAACGGCGGCTCTCACGCTGGCAACAAGCTGGCCATGCAGGAGTTCATGATCCTGCCCGTTGGAGCCAGCACCTTCAAGGAGGCCATGCGTATCGGTGCCGAGGTCTACCACAGCCTGAAGAACGTCATCAAGGAGAAGTACGGCCAGGACGCCACTAATGTAGGAGACGAGGGAGGCTTCGCCCCAAACATCCTGGAGAACAAAGAAG cTCTGGAGCTGCTGAAGAACGCCATTGCCAAGGCCGGCTACACCGACAAGATCGTCATTGGCATGGATGTGGCCGCCTCTGAGTTCTACAAGGGCGGGAAGTACGACCTGGACTTCAAGTCTCCCGACGACCCCAGCCGCTACATCTCCCCCGACAAGCTGGCTGACCTCTACAGGAGCTTTGTCAAAGATTACCCCG TGGTGTCCATTGAGGACCCCTTTGACCAGGACGACTGGGAGGCGTGGTCCAAATTCACAGCCAGCACCAGCATCCAGGTGGTGGGCGATGACCTCACCGTCACCAACCCCAAACGCATCTCCAAGGGCGTCGCTGAGAAGTCCTGCAACTGCCTGCTGCTGAAGGTCAACCAGATCGGCTCCGTCACAGAGTCCCTGGATGC CTGCAAGATGGCTCAGAGCAACGGCTGGGGCGTGATGGTCAGCCATCGCTCTGGAGAGACGGAGGACACCTTCATCGCTGACCTGGTGGTCGGTCTCTGCACTGGACAG ATCAAGACCGGTGCACCTTGCCGATCTGAGCGCTTGGCCAAGTATAACCAGCTGCTCAG GATCGAAGAGGAGCTCGGCGACAAGGCCCGCTTCGCCGGCCAGAACTTCAGGCACCCCATCTGA